The Linepithema humile isolate Giens D197 chromosome 2, Lhum_UNIL_v1.0, whole genome shotgun sequence genome has a segment encoding these proteins:
- the Sce gene encoding E3 ubiquitin-protein ligase RING1 isoform X2, which translates to MCPICLDMLKKTMTTKECLHRFCSDCIITALRSGNKECPTCRKKLVSKRSLRPDPNFDLLISKIYPSRDEYEAHQERVLAKLNKSHSQAALVNSITEGIKLQSQNRPQRSRKNANESENASNASYNNTPNVSTSIPPNTSTVANQSDSSQSTTGPLNSGGTTSRNSTTPSPNPANQTLKPPKRQKSLQNSENDSSSAEAETGGGDSMVDTEGEGPSEPLMLDEIELVFKPHPTEMAGDNSLIKALKENSIRYIKTTANATVDHLSKYLAMRLTLDLDTELSESDRLLNFCIYIAPSPGQLVVLSGSQTLRQVNDKFWRVNRPLEMYYSWKKT; encoded by the exons ATGTGTCCCATTTGTTTggatatgttgaaaaaaactATGACTACTAAGGAATGTTTGCACCGTTTTTGCTCCGATTGTATTATTACAGCTTTACGGAGCGGTAATAAA gAGTGTCCTACATGTAGAAAGAAATTAGTTTCCAAACGATCTCTTAGACCAGATCCAAactttgatttattaatcTCAAAGATCTATCCAAGCAGAGATGAGTATGAGGCTCATCAGGAACGAGTCTTGGCTAAACTTAATAAATCACATTCACAAGCTGCACTTGTTAACTCCATTACAGAGGGTATTAAGTTACAAAGTCAGAATCGTCCACAGCGCTCCAGAAAAAATGCTAATGAATCTGAAAATGCAAGTAACGCATCTTATAACAATACACCAAACGTTAGTACATCTATTCCACCAAATACATCGACTGTAGCAAATCAAAGCGATTCTTCTCAAAGTACAACAGGACCTTTGAATAGTGGAG GTACCACATCTAGGAATTCTACTACGCCATCGCCAAACCCTGCAAATCAAACTTTGAAACCACCAAAACGACAGAAAAGTCTTCAAAATTCGGAGAATGACTCTTCTAGTGCTGAAGCAGAGACTGGTGGCGGTGATTCTATGGTTGATACAGAAGGCGAAGGTCCCAGTGAACCTTTAATGCTTGATGAAATTGAACTCGTTTTTAAACCACATCCTACAGAAATGGCTGGtgataattctttaattaaagcattgaaagaaaatagtaTTCGTTACATAAAAACGACTGCAAATGCTACAG tGGAtcatttaagtaaatatttggCGATGCGTTTAACACTCGATCTGGATACTGAATTATCGGAATCGGATAGGTTATTAAATTTCTGCATTTATATTGCACCTTCACCCGGTCAACTTGTAGTGCTAAGCGGCTCACAAACATTGCGGCAAGTGAATGATAAGTTTTGGCGTGTTAATCGACCTTTGGAAATGTATTACTCATGGAAGAAGACCTAG
- the mtm gene encoding myotubularin-related protein 2 isoform X2 codes for MEKRGSAELLSTEQSNSKNASTDSLNSDSKSSSLNSKMGQESNLSGGDTGPPLLNGERVQGIAHEVTYLCPYSGPARGILSVTNYKLHFRSIDRETPYVVEVPLGVVSRIEKVGGASSRGENSYGIEVFCKDMRNLRFAHKQENHSRRDVFEKLQQYSFPLSHKLPLFAFEYSETFSENGWNVYEPIAELKRMGVNNDMWKISKINDTYSLCDSYPAVWAVPAAATDEDLQASASFRSRGRLPVLSWIHPESQATITRCAQPLVGVGGKRSREDERYVQLIMDANAQSHKLFIMDARPMPNAIANKAKGGGYESEDAYQNAELVFLDIHNIHVMRESLRKLKELCFPTIDEARWLSGIESTMWLKHIKCVLAGAVRIVDKVENHKTSVLVHCSDGWDRTAQLTALAMLMLDPYYRTIKGFEVLIEKEWLSFGHKFQQRIGHGDEHHSDADRSPVFLQFIDCVWQIMRQFPNAFEFNEHFLITILDHLYSCRFGTFLFSSERERMQEQVKQRTVSLWSYTNNQLPLYLNPLYRSGTNYQLVLMPVASMRYIKPWKSLYCRWNPSMRQQDPVYQRTRELLVLKEQLEKQLEEGRREQASRANRSVTSPAPPRIHSPVHI; via the exons ATGGAAAAAAGGGGCAGTGCAGAACTTCTTAGTACAGAGCAAAGCAACTCAAAGAATGCCAGTACAGATTCCCTTAACTCAGATAGCAAAAGCAGTTCACTTAATTCAAAAATGGGCCAGGAATCG AATTTATCTGGAGGAGACACGGGGCCACCACTTCTCAATGGAGAACGAGTGCAAGGCATTGCGCACGAAGTTACTTATTTATGTCCTTACTCAGGACCTGCCAGAGGAATCCTTAGTGTTACAAACTACAAGCTCCATTTCCGTAGTATAGATCGAGAAACGCCTTATGTTGTTGAAGTGCCATTGGGAGTTGTTAGTCGAATCGAGAAAGTCGGTGGCGCATCGAGCAGAGGAGAGAATTCTTATGGAATCGAAGTGTTTTGTAAGGACATGAGAAATCTCAGATTTGCTCACAAGCAGGAGAATCATTCCAGACGAGATGTATTTGAGAAACTACAACAGTATTCCTTTCCATTATCTCACAAGTTACCTCTGTTTGCCTTTGAATATTCTGAGACTTTCTCCGAAAATGGTTGGAATGTTTACGAGCCTATTGCAGAGCTAAAGAGAATG GGTGTAAATAATGACATGTGGAAAATATCTAAAATCAATGACACATATTCACTATGTGACAGTTATCCAGCTGTTTGGGCAGTGCCTGCTGCAGCAACCGATGAAGATCTTCAAGCATCTGCTTCTTTTAGAAGTAGAGGTAGACTGCCAGTTCTCTCATGGATTCATCCGGAAAGCCAGGCGACGATAACGCGTTGTGCTCAACCATTGGTAGGTGTCGGAGGGAAACGGAGTCGCGAGGATGAGAGATACGTTCAATTAATAATGGACGCTAACGCACAAAGTCATAAACTATTCATTATGGACGCACGGCCAATGCCAAATGCAATAGCGAACAAAGCGAAAGGTGGTGGATACGAAAGCGAAGACGCTTATCAGAATGCGGAATTGGTCTTTCTCGATATTCACAATATACACGTTATGAGAGAAAGTCTTAGGAAGTTAAAAG aattatgttTCCCCACAATTGACGAAGCTCGATGGCTGTCGGGTATAGAATCGACGATGTGGCTTAAACATATCAAATGTGTTCTTGCCGGAGCGGTGAGAATTGTGGATAAAGTCGAAAATCATAAGACTTCTGTTCTGGTTCACTGCTCGGACGGTTGGGATCGAACAGCACAA CTTACAGCTCTCGCAATGTTAATGTTAGATCCATACTATAGAACAATTAAAGGATTTGAGGTTCTGATAGAAAAAGAATGGCTTAGCTTTGGGCATAAATTTCAACAG AGAATAGGTCATGGAGATGAGCATCACAGTGATGCGGATAGATCGCCAGTATTTCTACAATTTATCGATTGTGTGTGGCAGATAATGCGGCAATTCCCTAACGCTTTCGAATTTaatgaacattttttaattacaattcttGATCATCTCTACTCTTGCAGATTCGGCACGTTTTTGTTTAGCAG CGAACGCGAAAGAATGCAAGAGCAAGTAAAGCAAAGAACAGTTTCTCTTTGGTCGTATACCAACAATCAATTGCCTCTTTATCTAAATCCTCTCTACCGGTCTGGCACAAATTATCAGCTTGTTCTAATGCCAGTCGCTAGTATGCGATATATCAAACCATGGAAGAGTCTATATTGCAGATGGAACCCCAGCATGCGGCAGCAa GACCCGGTCTATCAAAGAACAAGAGAGCTTCTAGTCTTGAAAGAGCAGCTTGAGAAACAGTTGGAGGAAGGTCGACGCGAACAAGCTTCCCGGGCAAACCGATCTGTCACCTCGCCGGCACCACCCAGAATACATTCCCCGGTTCACATATAG
- the Sce gene encoding E3 ubiquitin-protein ligase RING1 isoform X1 — translation MIKMASAEQVGLNKTWELSLYELHRTPQDAITDNTEIAVSPRSLHSELMCPICLDMLKKTMTTKECLHRFCSDCIITALRSGNKECPTCRKKLVSKRSLRPDPNFDLLISKIYPSRDEYEAHQERVLAKLNKSHSQAALVNSITEGIKLQSQNRPQRSRKNANESENASNASYNNTPNVSTSIPPNTSTVANQSDSSQSTTGPLNSGGTTSRNSTTPSPNPANQTLKPPKRQKSLQNSENDSSSAEAETGGGDSMVDTEGEGPSEPLMLDEIELVFKPHPTEMAGDNSLIKALKENSIRYIKTTANATVDHLSKYLAMRLTLDLDTELSESDRLLNFCIYIAPSPGQLVVLSGSQTLRQVNDKFWRVNRPLEMYYSWKKT, via the exons ATGATCAAGATGGCATCTGCGGAACAGGTCGGCCTTAATAAAACATGGGAACTGTCTCTATATGAATTACATCGCACTCCTCAGGATGCGATTACTGACAATACGGAGATCGCGGTTAGTCCACGAAGTTTGCATAGTGAACTGATGTGTCCCATTTGTTTggatatgttgaaaaaaactATGACTACTAAGGAATGTTTGCACCGTTTTTGCTCCGATTGTATTATTACAGCTTTACGGAGCGGTAATAAA gAGTGTCCTACATGTAGAAAGAAATTAGTTTCCAAACGATCTCTTAGACCAGATCCAAactttgatttattaatcTCAAAGATCTATCCAAGCAGAGATGAGTATGAGGCTCATCAGGAACGAGTCTTGGCTAAACTTAATAAATCACATTCACAAGCTGCACTTGTTAACTCCATTACAGAGGGTATTAAGTTACAAAGTCAGAATCGTCCACAGCGCTCCAGAAAAAATGCTAATGAATCTGAAAATGCAAGTAACGCATCTTATAACAATACACCAAACGTTAGTACATCTATTCCACCAAATACATCGACTGTAGCAAATCAAAGCGATTCTTCTCAAAGTACAACAGGACCTTTGAATAGTGGAG GTACCACATCTAGGAATTCTACTACGCCATCGCCAAACCCTGCAAATCAAACTTTGAAACCACCAAAACGACAGAAAAGTCTTCAAAATTCGGAGAATGACTCTTCTAGTGCTGAAGCAGAGACTGGTGGCGGTGATTCTATGGTTGATACAGAAGGCGAAGGTCCCAGTGAACCTTTAATGCTTGATGAAATTGAACTCGTTTTTAAACCACATCCTACAGAAATGGCTGGtgataattctttaattaaagcattgaaagaaaatagtaTTCGTTACATAAAAACGACTGCAAATGCTACAG tGGAtcatttaagtaaatatttggCGATGCGTTTAACACTCGATCTGGATACTGAATTATCGGAATCGGATAGGTTATTAAATTTCTGCATTTATATTGCACCTTCACCCGGTCAACTTGTAGTGCTAAGCGGCTCACAAACATTGCGGCAAGTGAATGATAAGTTTTGGCGTGTTAATCGACCTTTGGAAATGTATTACTCATGGAAGAAGACCTAG
- the mtm gene encoding myotubularin-related protein 2 isoform X1, with amino-acid sequence MEKRGSAELLSTEQSNSKNASTDSLNSDSKSSSLNSKMGQESESWEKASHSKSFSSSSTSTDNNIVSALEAKKDNQVKNLSGGDTGPPLLNGERVQGIAHEVTYLCPYSGPARGILSVTNYKLHFRSIDRETPYVVEVPLGVVSRIEKVGGASSRGENSYGIEVFCKDMRNLRFAHKQENHSRRDVFEKLQQYSFPLSHKLPLFAFEYSETFSENGWNVYEPIAELKRMGVNNDMWKISKINDTYSLCDSYPAVWAVPAAATDEDLQASASFRSRGRLPVLSWIHPESQATITRCAQPLVGVGGKRSREDERYVQLIMDANAQSHKLFIMDARPMPNAIANKAKGGGYESEDAYQNAELVFLDIHNIHVMRESLRKLKELCFPTIDEARWLSGIESTMWLKHIKCVLAGAVRIVDKVENHKTSVLVHCSDGWDRTAQLTALAMLMLDPYYRTIKGFEVLIEKEWLSFGHKFQQRIGHGDEHHSDADRSPVFLQFIDCVWQIMRQFPNAFEFNEHFLITILDHLYSCRFGTFLFSSERERMQEQVKQRTVSLWSYTNNQLPLYLNPLYRSGTNYQLVLMPVASMRYIKPWKSLYCRWNPSMRQQDPVYQRTRELLVLKEQLEKQLEEGRREQASRANRSVTSPAPPRIHSPVHI; translated from the exons ATGGAAAAAAGGGGCAGTGCAGAACTTCTTAGTACAGAGCAAAGCAACTCAAAGAATGCCAGTACAGATTCCCTTAACTCAGATAGCAAAAGCAGTTCACTTAATTCAAAAATGGGCCAGGAATCG GAGAGTTGGGAAAAGGCATCACATTCAAAAAGCTTTTCTTCAAGCTCTACTTCAACAGATAATAATATAGTCTCTGCTTTGGAGGCTAAAAAAGATAATCAAGTAAAA AATTTATCTGGAGGAGACACGGGGCCACCACTTCTCAATGGAGAACGAGTGCAAGGCATTGCGCACGAAGTTACTTATTTATGTCCTTACTCAGGACCTGCCAGAGGAATCCTTAGTGTTACAAACTACAAGCTCCATTTCCGTAGTATAGATCGAGAAACGCCTTATGTTGTTGAAGTGCCATTGGGAGTTGTTAGTCGAATCGAGAAAGTCGGTGGCGCATCGAGCAGAGGAGAGAATTCTTATGGAATCGAAGTGTTTTGTAAGGACATGAGAAATCTCAGATTTGCTCACAAGCAGGAGAATCATTCCAGACGAGATGTATTTGAGAAACTACAACAGTATTCCTTTCCATTATCTCACAAGTTACCTCTGTTTGCCTTTGAATATTCTGAGACTTTCTCCGAAAATGGTTGGAATGTTTACGAGCCTATTGCAGAGCTAAAGAGAATG GGTGTAAATAATGACATGTGGAAAATATCTAAAATCAATGACACATATTCACTATGTGACAGTTATCCAGCTGTTTGGGCAGTGCCTGCTGCAGCAACCGATGAAGATCTTCAAGCATCTGCTTCTTTTAGAAGTAGAGGTAGACTGCCAGTTCTCTCATGGATTCATCCGGAAAGCCAGGCGACGATAACGCGTTGTGCTCAACCATTGGTAGGTGTCGGAGGGAAACGGAGTCGCGAGGATGAGAGATACGTTCAATTAATAATGGACGCTAACGCACAAAGTCATAAACTATTCATTATGGACGCACGGCCAATGCCAAATGCAATAGCGAACAAAGCGAAAGGTGGTGGATACGAAAGCGAAGACGCTTATCAGAATGCGGAATTGGTCTTTCTCGATATTCACAATATACACGTTATGAGAGAAAGTCTTAGGAAGTTAAAAG aattatgttTCCCCACAATTGACGAAGCTCGATGGCTGTCGGGTATAGAATCGACGATGTGGCTTAAACATATCAAATGTGTTCTTGCCGGAGCGGTGAGAATTGTGGATAAAGTCGAAAATCATAAGACTTCTGTTCTGGTTCACTGCTCGGACGGTTGGGATCGAACAGCACAA CTTACAGCTCTCGCAATGTTAATGTTAGATCCATACTATAGAACAATTAAAGGATTTGAGGTTCTGATAGAAAAAGAATGGCTTAGCTTTGGGCATAAATTTCAACAG AGAATAGGTCATGGAGATGAGCATCACAGTGATGCGGATAGATCGCCAGTATTTCTACAATTTATCGATTGTGTGTGGCAGATAATGCGGCAATTCCCTAACGCTTTCGAATTTaatgaacattttttaattacaattcttGATCATCTCTACTCTTGCAGATTCGGCACGTTTTTGTTTAGCAG CGAACGCGAAAGAATGCAAGAGCAAGTAAAGCAAAGAACAGTTTCTCTTTGGTCGTATACCAACAATCAATTGCCTCTTTATCTAAATCCTCTCTACCGGTCTGGCACAAATTATCAGCTTGTTCTAATGCCAGTCGCTAGTATGCGATATATCAAACCATGGAAGAGTCTATATTGCAGATGGAACCCCAGCATGCGGCAGCAa GACCCGGTCTATCAAAGAACAAGAGAGCTTCTAGTCTTGAAAGAGCAGCTTGAGAAACAGTTGGAGGAAGGTCGACGCGAACAAGCTTCCCGGGCAAACCGATCTGTCACCTCGCCGGCACCACCCAGAATACATTCCCCGGTTCACATATAG
- the LOC105678024 gene encoding uncharacterized protein isoform X2 has protein sequence MGCGQSKIGSIYPKNKKNKNNSAKKNGDSLRSASSVEQKNGNGNVKNNKTNNNGVEVNRNEDLNGGVDAKGQAKKKPSAPGGGPLLQQTEISTSQLDFFKMLDEKIENGPDYDESLDTTNRAERVSSLLRRWELASVTWSSVSDLNNTYSQSNQKNRVLSSSRQSLSAKDREGMRNIVGGRPESAPIFVRNANRMDGLQDSHHCPSPNMPRHVLESITQSPTQSVKTATPPSCTSLIGPRYIQDVYGKNCSVTTEQQQMKMHYVGQNPVNGEYVTQQALYREQYLQQTGIITVAPQYSAGTPGGNVLRNNPYVQHFQITANPQHFVTPARGRGFNAAQMT, from the exons GTAGCGCGTCATCTGTAGAGCAGAAGAACGGAAATGGCAACGTCAAGAACAACAAGACGAACAACAACGGTGTTGAGGTGAACAGAAACGAAGATCTAAATGGCGGCGTCGATGCTAAGGGACAAGCGAAAAAGAAACCGAGCGCACCTGGGGGCGGACCTCTGTTACAACAGAC AGAGATATCCACCAGCCAGCTAGATTTCTTCAAGATGCTTGATGAGAAGATCGAGAAT GGTCCGGATTATGACGAAAGCCTCGACACAACCAACCGAGCGGAACGAGTGTCTAGCTTGCTTCGCCGCTGGGAACTGGCTAGCGTGACCTGGTCCAGCGTCTCCGATCTGAACAATACCTATTCGCAGTCGAATCAGAAGAACCGCGTTCTGAGCAGCTCTCGGCAGAGCCTCAGCGCTAAAGATCGCGAGGGTATGAGAAATATAGTGGGTGGCCGGCCGGAGAGTGCCCCAATCTTCGTGCGCAATGCGAATCGCATGGACGGTCTGCAGGACAGCCATCATTGTCCATCACCGAATATGCCACGGCACGTACTCGAGTCTATCACACAGAGTCCGACACAGAGCGTGAAGACAGCAACACCGCCGAGCTGCACGTCGCTGATCGGACCACGTTACATTCAGGACGTTTACGGCAAGAATTGCTCAGTAACGACCGAACAGCAACAAATGAAGATGCACTACGTCGGTCAGAATCCAGTGAACGGCGAATACGTGACGCAGCAGGCGCTCTATCGCGAACAGTACTTGCAGCAGACCGGCATAATTACCGTGGCACCTCAATACTCGGCCGGCACACCAGGCGGCAACGTTCTCAGGAATAATCCGTACGTTCAGCACTTCCAGATCACCGCGAATCCTCAGCACTTTGTCACGCCCGCGCGGGGACGCGGCTTCAACGCTGCGCAGATGACGTGA